In the Maribacter sp. MJ134 genome, one interval contains:
- the aspS gene encoding aspartate--tRNA ligase, which translates to MYRSHSCGELRESHIDSAVTLSGWVSKTRDKGFVVWVDIRDRYGITQLVFDADRTSPELLEQARNLGREFVIQVKGKVIERASKNANIPTGYIEVLVEELIVLNESKTPPFTIENETDGGEDLRMKYRYLDIRRNPVKNNLIFRSKVTMEVRKYLSNQDFIEVETPYLIKSTPEGARDFVVPSRMNEGQFYALPQSPQTFKQLLMVGGMDKYFQIVKCFRDEDLRADRQPEFTQIDCEMAFVEQEDILDVFEGLTKYLLQEINGITVDSFPRMTYDEAMAKYGNDKPDIRFGMEFGELNNVTQHKEFNVFNKAELVVGIAVPGANTYTRKEIDKLIDWVKRPQVGALGMVYCRCNEDGSFKSSVDKFYDQEDLAKWAEATGAKPGDLICVLSGQTNKVRAQLSALRMELATRLGLRKNTEFAPLWVVDFPLLELDEETGHYHAMHHPFTSPKPGQLALLETDPGAVRANAYDLVLNGNEIGGGSIRIHDKETQATMFRHLGFTPEEAKEQFGFLMDAFQYGAPPHGGIAFGLDRLVAILGGQETIRDFIAFPKNNSGRDVMIDAPAAIDDEQLKELNLKLDL; encoded by the coding sequence ACAAGGGACAAGGGTTTTGTTGTTTGGGTAGACATTAGAGATCGTTACGGAATTACACAATTGGTATTTGATGCGGACCGGACTTCTCCCGAGTTGTTGGAACAAGCGAGAAATCTTGGTCGTGAATTTGTTATACAGGTCAAAGGAAAGGTTATTGAGCGGGCCTCTAAGAACGCTAATATCCCTACAGGTTATATTGAAGTTTTAGTTGAAGAACTTATTGTCTTGAACGAATCTAAGACCCCTCCTTTTACCATAGAAAACGAAACGGATGGTGGAGAAGATTTGCGTATGAAATATCGTTACTTGGATATTCGTAGAAATCCAGTAAAAAACAACCTTATCTTCAGAAGTAAGGTTACCATGGAAGTTAGAAAATACCTGTCTAACCAAGATTTTATAGAAGTAGAGACGCCTTACTTGATTAAATCCACACCAGAAGGTGCCCGTGATTTCGTGGTGCCTAGTCGTATGAACGAAGGACAGTTCTATGCATTACCACAATCGCCACAAACCTTTAAGCAATTGCTTATGGTAGGTGGTATGGATAAATATTTTCAGATTGTAAAATGTTTCAGGGACGAGGACCTAAGAGCGGACCGCCAGCCAGAATTTACACAAATAGATTGTGAAATGGCCTTTGTAGAGCAAGAGGATATATTGGATGTATTTGAAGGTTTAACAAAATATCTGTTACAAGAGATAAATGGTATTACCGTAGATAGCTTTCCTAGAATGACCTATGATGAAGCCATGGCCAAGTACGGTAACGATAAACCGGATATTCGTTTTGGCATGGAGTTCGGTGAATTAAACAACGTTACTCAACACAAAGAATTCAATGTCTTCAACAAGGCCGAATTGGTCGTAGGTATTGCCGTCCCGGGTGCAAATACGTATACACGCAAGGAAATTGACAAACTGATAGATTGGGTTAAAAGACCACAAGTGGGCGCTTTGGGTATGGTGTACTGCCGGTGTAATGAGGATGGCAGTTTTAAATCTTCTGTGGATAAATTTTATGACCAAGAGGATTTGGCCAAGTGGGCAGAAGCAACGGGAGCCAAACCGGGAGATCTTATTTGCGTGCTATCGGGACAAACAAACAAGGTACGAGCTCAATTAAGTGCTTTACGTATGGAGTTGGCCACACGATTGGGCCTAAGAAAAAATACTGAATTTGCGCCATTATGGGTGGTAGACTTTCCTTTATTGGAATTGGATGAAGAGACCGGTCATTACCACGCCATGCACCATCCGTTTACTTCACCGAAACCGGGCCAGTTAGCATTATTGGAAACAGATCCGGGAGCCGTACGCGCCAATGCCTATGATTTGGTATTGAACGGCAATGAAATTGGTGGTGGCTCCATTCGTATACATGATAAAGAAACCCAAGCTACCATGTTCCGTCACTTAGGGTTTACCCCTGAAGAAGCCAAGGAACAATTTGGGTTTTTAATGGACGCCTTCCAGTATGGCGCGCCTCCGCACGGTGGAATTGCTTTTGGCCTGGATAGACTAGTAGCTATTTTAGGCGGACAGGAAACCATACGTGATTTTATCGCCTTTCCTAAAAATAACAGTGGCCGTGACGTAATGATTGACGCTCCTGCCGCTATTGATGACGAACAATTAAAGGAATTGAACTTGAAATTAGATTTGTAA
- a CDS encoding chloride channel protein — translation MPNQKNSLLKRIYKWRYKHISNKTFIYILSVIVGLLAGLASVTLKNITYFIEASLENGIILTRNQLYFVLPILGLTLVFLYVKYVHKEKLKHAVSSILFSLSKNKGIISKKQILTQLVAAPLTVGFGGSVGLLGPAVASGAAISSNLGQLFHINTKTRSLLIACASAGAISSIFQAPIAAIIFAVEVFSLDLTMISMLPLLLASISGVLTSYFFLGNEVLFKFTITQSFEVKDTLFYILLGVGTAIASIYFTKMYFGIMKLFKPLRSPKYRLLVGGLAIGIMLYFIPPLYGEGFGFINHLLDGNHLLALGTTPFDAFMDNIWVVIALLFGITIFKAVAMTTTLAAGGAGGIFIPTMVMGSALGNVVGKVINNLGLGLSVSESNFTLIGMAGLIAGVLHAPLTAIFLIAEITGGYELFVPLMITASISYIITKNAIDYTIYTRELAESGDLLTHNKDQAVLTLMQLDDIIEKNFKTVRPDMTLGDMLHESVAKSARNIFPVVDTNNSLVGIILLDDIREFMFDTALYKTTRVETFMHNAPEHIFYGKDNMQQVMQKFQDSGAWNLPVIKNGKYIGFVSKSKLLTAYRRELINFTSN, via the coding sequence ATGCCCAACCAGAAAAACAGTCTTTTAAAACGTATATATAAGTGGAGGTACAAACATATTTCCAACAAAACCTTTATTTACATTCTTAGCGTAATCGTTGGACTATTAGCTGGCCTAGCTTCGGTAACCCTAAAGAACATCACCTATTTTATAGAGGCCTCTTTAGAGAACGGTATTATCCTTACAAGGAATCAACTTTACTTTGTACTTCCTATACTAGGGTTAACACTGGTTTTTCTATACGTAAAATACGTCCATAAAGAAAAATTGAAACACGCCGTTTCATCCATTTTGTTCTCGCTTTCAAAAAACAAAGGTATCATCAGCAAAAAACAGATACTAACCCAACTTGTTGCAGCACCGCTAACGGTCGGTTTTGGTGGTTCGGTAGGTTTATTGGGACCCGCGGTGGCCTCTGGAGCGGCCATTAGTTCCAATCTTGGACAACTCTTTCATATCAATACCAAAACACGGTCATTACTAATTGCCTGTGCCTCGGCCGGGGCTATATCTTCCATCTTTCAAGCTCCGATTGCAGCGATAATCTTTGCCGTGGAGGTCTTTAGTCTAGACCTGACCATGATCTCTATGTTACCCCTGTTACTTGCTTCCATTTCCGGCGTACTTACCTCCTATTTTTTTTTGGGTAACGAAGTGCTTTTTAAATTCACCATTACACAATCATTTGAGGTAAAAGACACCTTGTTTTATATTCTGCTTGGTGTGGGCACCGCAATAGCTTCCATATACTTTACCAAAATGTACTTTGGCATTATGAAACTATTTAAACCCCTTAGAAGTCCTAAATACCGTTTATTGGTTGGTGGATTGGCCATAGGTATAATGCTCTACTTTATTCCTCCTCTTTATGGTGAAGGCTTTGGGTTTATTAACCACTTGTTAGACGGGAATCACTTACTTGCACTGGGCACTACCCCTTTTGATGCATTTATGGATAATATTTGGGTAGTCATTGCCCTATTGTTCGGTATTACCATCTTCAAGGCGGTGGCCATGACCACCACTTTAGCCGCAGGCGGTGCAGGAGGTATTTTTATTCCTACCATGGTTATGGGCAGTGCATTGGGGAACGTTGTGGGGAAGGTCATCAATAACCTAGGCCTCGGTCTGTCCGTATCGGAGAGTAACTTTACGTTGATAGGCATGGCTGGTCTTATTGCGGGAGTACTCCATGCCCCTTTAACGGCCATTTTCTTAATAGCTGAGATTACCGGAGGATATGAACTTTTTGTTCCTTTAATGATTACCGCTTCCATTTCATACATCATTACCAAAAATGCGATAGACTACACTATTTATACAAGGGAACTGGCAGAAAGTGGTGATTTACTGACGCACAACAAAGACCAAGCGGTTTTGACACTTATGCAGCTTGATGATATCATTGAAAAGAACTTTAAGACCGTACGCCCGGATATGACCTTGGGAGATATGTTGCACGAGTCCGTTGCCAAATCGGCTAGAAACATTTTCCCGGTAGTGGATACCAACAATTCCTTGGTAGGCATTATACTATTGGACGACATACGTGAATTTATGTTCGACACCGCATTGTATAAGACAACCCGAGTAGAGACGTTTATGCATAACGCTCCAGAACATATATTCTACGGTAAGGATAATATGCAACAGGTAATGCAAAAATTTCAGGATAGTGGGGCGTGGAACCTTCCGGTCATTAAAAATGGAAAATATATAGGCTTTGTCTCCAAATCCAAACTGCTAACGGCCTATCGCAGAGAGCTTATAAATTTCACCAGTAACTAA
- a CDS encoding cold-shock protein, which yields MTGTVKFFNESKGYGFITNDDTGKDIFVHATALNGTELREGDKVEYVEEEGRKGIVAGQVQVL from the coding sequence ATGACTGGCACAGTTAAATTTTTTAATGAATCCAAAGGATATGGCTTTATTACCAATGACGACACCGGAAAGGACATCTTCGTTCATGCAACCGCCCTTAACGGAACGGAGCTGAGAGAAGGAGACAAAGTGGAATACGTTGAAGAAGAAGGAAGAAAAGGAATAGTTGCAGGGCAAGTTCAAGTCCTTTAA